Genomic DNA from Etheostoma cragini isolate CJK2018 chromosome 7, CSU_Ecrag_1.0, whole genome shotgun sequence:
taagttttaaaattaaaccaaattttaattgtaatattttcCCAATCACTGTATATTCTGCAAAAGGCACTCTTTGTTATGCAAGTCAGAATATTTCAACTACAAAAATGTACTTCACTTGTGTTATTGATAGAAATATAGTACTTTCTAccccagaaaaaaataatatcccaaacagcttttttttatcatttgctCTTATCTGCAGCCAGCAGACCTGTTTACAATGCGAGCCGTCTCTGTACAGTAGCTAGGAGCCGCTGTCTGCTGCATATAGTCAAAACATATGGCAAGCTATGTCTTATCTAAGAGGGAGTATTGTTGCTACAGAAATCAAGCAAGGGCAAAAGAAAAGATGTTATTTGGTGCCAGGACCAATTACTCATAAcgcaaaaaacagacaatgggAAGTTCAgtcatgtttcattttctcttaAATACGCAGCAAACGGGTAGACAAGTTTGTCCTTAGTATTCACTGTGCTAAAGTGTCCATGAATCAAATAATTAACCCCTACTATACTAGTACCATGTCTGCAGTTCAGTAGCTGACCCTGACGTCCCTGTGGAGGggctaaacaaaaacaagttttctcCAGGACAAACCAAGAGCCATGGTACAGTCTCTATGCCTTTTCCATACCCAAAGTAGTTCTGTAGATGTAAGAGTTGGCTCTGTGTGAGAGAGTCTGTTCTTACCTTCTCGGACACGTGGAAGGTTGGACTGGTCAATTTCCAGATCTGCCATCATTGTCCCTGTTGTGTCACAGCCTCATGGTGATCAGAAGACCCTGACACCAGAAGGGACATTTTGAAAGTTATTATCGGGataaattaacccttgtgttgtcctcccgggtcaaaaacaaacagaaagttttcactaccaccaccttactacctctagttttacagtacttttttttattcatggtcaataaccatcattaatatagaattatacctaatatttgagttaaaaaaagcaataattatgaatttttttgactaaTGCAAAGAGCGTTCTACGGAaaccaatccattttttgtggtaatttggttacaAAGAAAGCCATTATTCAgagatagacatttttttaaaggggtaaaatttgaccagaggacgaCAGGCGGGTTAAATGAGACTAAAGGGCAAGGTACAAATCAGAAGAAAGGAAACAGTAAAGCTACACAAACAATTTGGTGAAAACAGACAACTGATTAGCTCGGTGGTgtaaatgccaaaaaaagttaGCTATTAGGCCTCCTAACAAACTGCATCCATTATTACTGACAGCAACAAAGCTAACACGAGCATTGGTGCGGTtaacagtaacgttaactgcGGTTAAACAGTATATGCATTGCAGTAGGCCACTTGTTAGTcgagcaaagtaaaaaaaagaaatagacatTCAATTAGTCTGTGTACCAAAGACTCCTTGTTTTCTAACCTACCTGTTCCCAGGCACGTTGAACACACAGGCTCCAGTGTTATACGTTACACACAGTCTACTCAACAAGTAGCTACAGTACCAAACATGACAGCGAAGTGTCAACTTGTCCTCTCCGTCGcactttccctctcttcttttAGTGTCTCTACAAATTATACAAAGTGTTAAGAACGTGCTTGACCGTTTATAACGCCTCTACTTTTGTTGTGAATTGTATTCGAAACGGGGCCCCGACGGGCTTGTTCATCAATGAAACAGAGCCCCGTCGAATGGAGAAGGAAAGCCAGGGCGGACAAACTTAGCCCAGCCACAGTCTGTAGCACCGGTTGCTTCTTCACACGCAGCTAGCTCCTGTCCGCCAGCGCAGCAGTGGGGGGGCGGTTATTCGCTGCTGCCTTCACGTGCTCCTCCAAACTATGATTTATTTCTCAACTCAGTCTAACATGTTGGGATTAAGCAGTGTAAAGAGAGGCGCACAACTACACAACATTATGATTTCACCTCCAGTTAGTAACACCCATCCCACTAAATATTACAACTTGAATATCATACAAGCCCAGGCTGTATGGTATTCAAGTTGTACTATTTAGTGGACTGAGTGTGCAGTATTTCGAATAATTTTTGAAGGCAACACTCAACGAGCCGAATGTTCCAATCACTCATAGACTTCAGCTGGAGTTTCCAAAGCAGAAGTGTGCTATGGGcctatgttgtctttttttaattttaatttcaacaaataacttaaatggatttttaaaatattattgaGGAGACAACTGGTACCACAAAGTGACATGTTGGCaactttaaaagttttaaagcATATTCTAAAAATGGGGTAAAACATTTCCCTTGATGCTTTAAATGtctaatgtaaatgtattttaaatgtcagtgACGATACTTTATAgtctttttggggattttaaagGCTACAAGTGTCTCTGTCAATCAAAGAATATTTGAAGActaataaaaagagaaaataaaggagtaaaagaaaaaaaagacaactgtcTCAGAACATATTTCCCCCCTTTAGAACCCCAATGGACATTTCTCACTGGAGGCTGAGCATGTGAAGAAGTGGTACATTGCATGGTTGATGTGGTATTTCTAGACGGAAGGTTGCCCTCTGCTGGCTGTACATacatcagtcagacattcaTGAGGTCAAATAATGTCAGCAAGTCCCAAAACTTTGCCGGGTCACATTGCTTGGAAAATTGTTACAGTTGTTTGGTGTGATGTGTAGCTTTGGAATCCAAGACCTTCAGCATttagactatatatatataaaccaggtatttttaataataatccttAGCCAGCCGGTGTGTATGTGGAATTAAAGGTTGATaattaagaaaatgtaacaTCTGAATCAAGTCTGCTGTGGTGAAGCAAATGTTCATTTCATTAATGGAACCATCACATTCTGCTGTTACAAGATGTATAAAGGTATTTCAGAGGAagatatttctttttacttcagTACATTTAGAAGTTGTAGTTGCTTATGTttagatatttctttttttctggcaaAACACATGATACATTGAATACATTGCATTGCTGTTTTTAAACCACCCACCGGGTGAGCTCTAATCAGACCAAGCACCACTTTGGCCAGAACCATACAACAACGCTGCTAACATGTTAATGCAGCAGTACCCTAAACCCTGGGGACTATCTGTCTCATGTTGCTCTAGTTTGGCTACCTTAGTGTAGTGCACTGCAACACTTGTTTCCATTCATATTCAATATTTTGAAAGCAGGACTTTATttgtaatgaaatatttttcagttgAGATATTGCAAATTGTACTGAAATTCACTTTTTGTGAACGTATTCACTTATTTAAGGATTTCAAGAGCAAGTGGAAGCAGGAATTCTCAACAAATACATGGTTGTTGGAAGTAACTCTCTGCTCTTTTCACACTGATCCACATTATATCGTATGGAGACCATGGCGTTACAAATCGCCTGTCCTGTACCTTGAAGAAATTCTTGATTCCTCAAAAAATTGCAAGTAGCAGGAAAAACTTCAAGTATGGGGgagtcaacatttattttagaggCCAGAATAAGCTAGGATTGACAGCAGGGCCTTGACTAATACAGAATATGAATTGTAATAGCTTTTTATGATATAAAGCAACACCTAATGGAGTGTCTGGACTTCTGGCTATAAAACTAAATGTCACTGCCGCTTTGTCAAGCCTCATTATCAtacaaaaaactgaacattgacGTCACACTTctaataaatatacaaattacACAAAGAGGTGCAAAATGTGACTCTGTAAATAGCTAGCTCCACCTGTCCCCTGTCTCCATTGACAGGAACAGTTTTCTGACTCAGTCCATCTATGCTGGATGTACTAATAAAGGTGAGTTTTACTGTTTGACTTTGCAGAAGGTAAAGCACAAATTGAACATCTTACCAGAACAAGGCCTCTAAATAATGTGCATGAATCAATCTGATTCAGTGACCCATGGTAAATTCTCGGCTGTCCTAAATTGAGTTATAATGTCAAGGCCCTGTTTCTACAGGGCCTTGAACATTTTAGCATTTCACTGAACCTCTGTGCAAGTAATTATGCAGTTTTTCTGTGGGCTATGAGTCAGGGGGATTCAAATGGCCCGAGAGTTTAATGAGATagtaacataaaaacattagtCATTTGGCTGCCCACTTTCTCCACCTGCTCCCCCACGGGATGTTGTTGAGAATCACATCGGAAACACCTGCTTCGAGCCCATTTACAAAGTCAGTAAAACAGTCAATCAAGCTGAAGAGCTGGTAAAACATGACTGTGCCCTTGAAGCATTGGCCACAACGCTTGTCTATTTATTGAGCCTATAATTCACCTGTGACTGCCTGTTGATTTGTCACACTTAGAAGGGATGGGACTGTGGATATTGCTGATGGCTGTTTTGGCcagcaaaagtgtgtgtgtgtgtgctgtggggAGCATGCAGGAGGAGGGAAAGACTACAGCTGGAAGTATATAACCAAGTTGGGACCAACAGAGCATCTACAACTCTTCTTTCCACCTGAGGACCACCGTGCGAATCCGATCCACTTCCAGCAACAGCGACCTGTAGTGATGAAGTGGAACCATCTCCTGTCCTGGGCCTTCCTTCTCGTGGCCACCGGCCCACTGCTGGCCCACCCCGTCACAGACTCTGCAGAGATGCCCTACGCAGGACCTGGTAAGTGGAAAGTTATGTCTCTATTGTAGTTGTTATTCACAGAAATGCACTAATTCAGTACCTTGATTAGCATTTTTAGTGATATAAGGTAATTTGTGAAGCTTAATGGAAGGCAAGTCATGTCCTCAGGCCTTGAAGTAATTACTTTAGAATCGCAGTGTTGAACACTGATTGTTCTGCAAAAGTTCACACACACGGGCCACTGATGGAGGATTTCTCTGCTGCTAGAGAATAtataaagttttctttttttgcagatatgcaaattagAGGTATTGTAGGCTACAACTATCAATTTATtgggataacagctgaattgatttaggagtgcatcaattaaaagttaggtcttcctgaaagaatttccACTGAGCTACATTCGTTGCTGTAGAATATGGCTTGACAAAAGTCAAACTCTGTGTTTACCATTTAGCATATACTGCTACACTACGAACACAAAATAGACGCATGCTAGAAAATGTGAATCCTTTTTGTGTGGTTATTGGGTCATCCTCAGTATCAGTGGAGGATGGAGGAGTTGGCGCCTTGGATGATCTGACGCTCTCTGAGCAAATCTTCCCTCCTCAGGATGGAGGGCTCAGATATTCCACTCTAATATCTGGGGAGTTTAACCGAGATGGTAAGAAACACagagccccacacacacacagctcatctTGTAGAAAAGTGCTCATACTCAAGGCAGAGACTTAATTCATCAAGGGAAAATCCCCCGCTTTATTTTTGCAGAAACATTGTGCTACAAATTTGAGTTGATACACATAATTATACCAGTGTAATATATTCCTATGGCTGGATATTGTGCATGGATGAGCCGGGTCCTTTACTCTGCCACGGCACCAAAGCCTGACATGCACAGAAACATGCCTAATGCAACACACCTGGCATGAGTTATCTCAAACATCAGAATAATCTCATGTTTTACTTTCTCTCAGGTGTGAGAACAGGCCTGCTCCCCAGGGGGATGAAAAGAGAGGTGGGTTTTTTTCCCCGACAAATGTTGTGCCTACAACAACAAAGGAAATACAATGTTTACCACGACTCCTTTATCCTGTCTTTCAGGTCCTATTGGAGAAACAGAGTCTCCTAAATCCTTTCAGCCATGTGCTGGGCATCCGGAAGCAGTTCAGGAAGCGAGCGGGGAATTCTGAGTGTTTCTGGAAGTACTGCGTCTAAAACGGTCAAAAGACGTGAATGCTACTCAAGAAACAGGGCTGGCACTTAAACAACGATTCTTATCTTGCACtcacattaaaacatgcagACCAAATAAGAAACatcatacatgtactgtatatactgtatgtgcacacatgcatgcccaGGTGCATCACACATCCACACTCTCTTACATAAGCGCTGTCAGCATTTGTTCACAAAAAGAACAATGCCATAGGTACGGTTGAGACAAGTTGCTTGCAGACTTTAAGATCATTTATTGAGATATCTTGTATGTTGTGTGAAACTATATTAATGtacacacatttgttaaaagtCCTTGGTTGTTTAATGTGAGACAAAATGTCTTTAGTTGTAAAAGTCAAAGGTTATACAACACTGGATGTTGGATAGAATTAAAACTTaattataaatactgtatttgcaAGTTGTCTTTTCTTGATAAAAGGTGTTGGTGAGAAACATATTGGCAGCAGAAGAAACCGCTGTCCCTTTCCTAAagtaaaataagaaacaaaaagactGAGCAAACTTTGTTCTCgagttttcttcattttttcctttttttattattttacagcagaaagAATATAAAGCATTCAGAAAACATCTTCAATATTTTAAGGGCAATTCAAAACGTTTTGCATGGCTTCAGCAgctgaaatctcttttttttttaacatatccATCGAGTCAGTGACGCTTGTACATgcacaattacaaaaataaaacttacaaacaagggaagaaaaaggaggaaagcAAAACACATTAGGAGAACCAAGAGGAGATGAAAGTTTTAAGGGTAGGGGGCGGGATCAGAGAAAAATTGGGTCACATAacagggaaagacagagagaaagacagctaTAGAGGAGAGGAAAATAGATCTAACACTAGTTCACATGCAAAGTGTCGAGGACCCGTAACTTTCTATCAAAGCagggccttttttttcttctcggTTTGGAATTGATGAAAACGTGCAGTTCGGTAAAGGGTGCCATATAATTGCTGTCCATAAACTACTGAATGCTTGTCTTGCAATACTGGCATTTGCATAAGAGTAAGTCGACTACATGTGTCCAATCATTTTAAACTTCACTAGGTCTATAAGTCTCCACAAAATAGTTCTTTATTGCTCTGTGTCCACAAGTGGAATATGTTGTAAAACggtttctgttctgttgtcCTGATGTGCCTACCTTTCTCTGGTTTGGGAGCCtgggaaaaagaagaggaggaaaggcagATCCCCAGGTCAATTCACAGAACGTCTTGAAAATtgataatactgtatatgaagagTGCCCATCATCCCATTCATAAATGGCAGTAAAAACAAGATTTGCAGGTGAACCTTTCATATAACTACACTCTTAATCTTAAATACCCTCTACACTTTGTCATTTAGATAAATTAAAGGCCTAAAGAACCGGCCAGAATTATACTATGATTTGACAGGCTTCTATGACAGAAAGTCAAATCATTTATCCTAATGAGCTATAAATAACAGCTATGTATTTTATTCCACCGGCATCTGCAATGTTCGTTACTGAGAGGAAATGGATTATATTtgatattcattcattttaaagactTCAGTATCGCAGTGGCCAATCTGTCTGTCTTCACCAGAAAGCACTGCTGAAAGGTTTGCCTTTTTCAATTTCAGCTTCTTTTACCGTGAATCACATGTCCTGCTCTGCTTCCTCCTCCCCATTTTGGCACCCTGAGTAAAATACAGAAGGGAGGTGAACCAGTCCCTCAGCCTGGAGAAGAGCTATGCTGCTCAGTGTACAAATGAAACAGACACCTTgacatgtctgcatgtgtgctgtgctgtgtcttgtgcgtgtgtttgtgtgtaccgTGTGTCACTTAGTTAATACTTGCTATACATACTGTCACAATGGTCTCCAACCATGTCCATTTGTCCTATTTGAAGTTGGGAGCACACTGATCAAATCTTAAAAGAATCAATCaaacaaactaaagaaaaaaatctaaaaaagttaGAGCTTGGTCTAAAAACAATCCTGTCCTCATGCTTTGCTATGAAAACCTCAGTAGCTACCTAGGACTGATCATAGGCTCAGTTGTAGGTTTTCCCGTCAGCCCTGCAGTCACATGCCCCATCTCTCTGAGTTCTGTGACACGTCAAACCAACGTTCATCGTTTTACAGAACAGTAAGTCTTTTAACAAGTCTATCTGAGTACCGATTCTAGGAAAATAAGCATGCTTTAGGTGCAGTTCGATCACCCAGTTAATTATTTTACCCATGCAAGCATAATAAATCCTTCTCCTTTTTGCCACGACATTGCATTGGCTATGCATTCTAACACCACACCAGGAGGATGAATGCAAGGCAACAAACCCCAGTAGTGGCATTTCTaagtgtgattttaaaaagctatcctattagaaataacaaataaaagaaggcatacaaataaaaaaataaagcttagCATGTTGACAAGCTGGAGTGCTGCAATCATACTGGAGTGAACAGGGAATATCGTCATGTCGCTTTGGGGAGTGTAAGGTGATGGTGATCATGCGTGTTCATGGAGAGGATACAGCACTGTGACCATGTTCTCCGACATTCTCTCAACCTCAGGTACATGGTTTGCATTCTGACACTGGGTTTGTGTGATCAGGATATGAATAGGCACTTTCTACATAAACACTCGGGAAACAAAGTTTACATATCATGtgtgttgaaaacaacaaaacaaccagTCAGTCAAGGAAACCGACTCTGAGAAACAACTACTTAGCCTCATAATTATGTAACAAACATGACAACACTTCAACAAACAAATCTCAAGTTTTTCAGTGGCACTTGGCTGAATAATCAAATGTCATTACTTTGATACAGAATACACTTTCTGGTAGTTATGGTAGGAATATATTATAGAAATGAGGCACCTCTAAATCAGCATCTCATGTTCTCTCTTAGATTGTTCTTAAAGCCCAATCAAAACTGCTATCTACGTATATTGTCCAATGCACAAGACACATCTTATGCATTATAATTAGAAATGGCACCAGTGCACTGTTTTACACATTAGTTAGTACAGTCACTTTGGCTCATTGACCTTGCATCGCGGCAATTGACAAGTTTTAGTGCTACCGTTCTGGATAAAATCGGATTTGCACCTTTGACTGTCGGAACAGTTAGTGTTGCAAATTTTTTCAGCTTCTTGACAAAGAAATCcagtcatgtacagtatgctacACGGTTATCAACTAGACACATTTCTTCCACTGTTCTTTTTGACATGGAATACAAGGTCTATATAGAGGCTGGCAGCCTTGATcaaggtgtttgttttttatttaaacacactCTATTAGGAGAATCTTGTCGCCAGCTCTTTACAGGGATCAGCCTAGGATTTATAAATCAATGCTTGCTGCCACATGGGGTTAATTTGAAGAGGTGAATTAAATTGTTCTCAGTGACAGAGAATGATTACGAAAAGGAACACCAAGGACAAGGCTGCCAATCTTTAAGATCAAGCAAGATGCCTCAATAACACATTCCATTTGCAATGACGACAAAACATACAACTTAAACTCTGCTATGGTGCGTTCAGTGAGCTGTCTGTGGGAATGGTGAAGACATGAGAGACTTAAATGCTTTCTGCTTAGATATGACTCCGTCTGCCATCTGTGTACCCTATTGTTCGAGTGATCGTTGACCATTTGTGATCTTATGGTCTTCAGTGCTAGTGGGTATTTAATTGTAAGATTATCTGTTCTGCAAAAATTAACTTAATTCTGTTTTAAGCTATCTAGCATTCACATACCTCGGGCACCATTGGCAAAATATTCTTGGTagcccaaaacaaacaaacatacaaaataaatttgaaCATAACCATActtgttttaaaatcattttgcaGACTTCTCCTAACtctaaatacagtatttttttaaacttttatatTGCAATAATTTCATGCTTTCTCAagaacaatcaaaataaaataaaatactctaATAGTGAAATAGTTTTGATTTTACAGAGCATAGCCactactgcttttgtttttttcccccttttgacTCTGTTCATACTTTTCATGCACATAGCTCATTTTTATCCCAGGTATTTACACTatttacaaacaatacaacCATACTTCTTAGGCATTCAAACAAAACTATACAaatattctgtttttgtctcgTACCTGtttttgacccatttttaatgaataaaataatatatttctaAAATACAATCCCCGTtgggtaaatgttttttttttcctacgcACTTTCAGCCTTCTTTATATACAGAAATCGCTCAAGTGTCAAAAATATGGATTTGTCAAACCCCTATTTTGGGACAAGCTTAGGGACCCCTCAAAGAATCTCTAAGACGTCAAGGCAATGTATGTGATCTTCCCCTCAAAAGCCTTCACAGGCTCTGAAGTTCGTTTGAAAAGAACAATAATAACCTGCATGACCATAaccaatacaacacaaaataggCAAGTTCTTTTCTCTTGTTAGGATTCAGAGGATCaactgaacaaaacaaaagaaacaggaTAATACAGGGATAGCCTAAATACTGAGATGATAGAACTAATGGGGGAGAagatggaaacaaaaagaaaaccagaGGATAGGCTGAAAGACTAGACAATAATCACACAAGCAAAGACTTTTCTTGCCAAGAAGTCATGCATTCTTTCTTGGTAGGGTTCAACAACATAGAGTCTGAAGATACAGATCACCAATACATTGGACATGATGGAACAAATACATTGGACAGTATGGTTCAAATTCAAGTAATAAAGTGACAATATATCTGATAaagcatagtttttttttaaagaaatggcaaaacagaaatattttaacacccattttcttttgcatggTTAAACCCCGGACTACATTCATTTGTAGCTCCACCCGTGTGGGCAGACTGGTGGGGTAGAGCACAGTGGGACAGGTGGAATTGTTTAGCTAAATTGAATATCATATCATCTACAGCAGTGGGTAGAAGTGGGAGTGTGAGTGACCAatttatttggtaaaaaaaaaaagaattcttcAAATGAATTAATTGGTCACCCAAAAACGAATGAAATATAATTCGAGCCCAGACGGTTTCTGCGTGGTCTCCCTATCCTCTGAGATCTTCTGCAGCAGCCTTAATTTACGTCTCTCGAGGTCCTTGTGTTTGACAGACCTCCTCAGGCATGTCCTGCGTTTGCTTCCTTACCGTCCAAATACGTTGTTTTCATattcaaaaaagacaaagcaatccatgaaaaagtgcaaaaaatgtcagaaagcaaatgttctgccccccccccccccccccccccccccccccccaaccctttTAGTTTATATTCCCGAAGAAGTTGCCACTCTCCGTCCAAATCAAGTCAGTGGAAAGAAAAgatatgtgaaaaaatgctgtTGTACATGTAATAGTAGTTGAACCAGTAACACTGCAGTAGTAGTAATAATTGCAGTGCTtgcattgatgtttttttttcttcttcttttttttccccgtCTTTCATTTCTCTTGTAAAATGTCTCGggttcaaacaaaaacaaaaagaggagtCAGGAGAGTGATGTCACATTGCAAGGGGGCTCTTCGGAGGGGTCTCATGTTCCCTGGCCCTTTTCAATTCTTTCACCCtggaacacagagagagacaagggTCCATGAATACAACATGCACGACTTTACAGGGTTTCTACAGTAGTAACAAGCCTATCAAGACACGCAGAGGCCTAATGGCATCACACTGTTCAGCCACAACTATCAGAACAATATCAAGACAGCCCAGATCATCAGGAACTACACGGCTGGCCTGTGAAAGAAAACCTTGGTCAGGATTGACTTGAACTTGCACTTTGGAATGGACAAAAGCGGATAATGGTAGCACAATTACAGAATAATTACTATATTAGTCTATTACTTTTGggataaaaaacacttttgtgaCACCACAAATACAATTAATCTTGTTATGAAAGGCATTTCATTTTGAAGTATCCCAACACAATATGGTAGTGATATCATCATGACTATAGTTGCAATAATGATCCTAGTTAATATTACCTACAGTGTTGCTATTACTCAAACTGACACTTGCACTGCACCctgaaaaaatgtgttcatcaaGATACAGCATAAGGTGAACACTCCTATGTACTGCAAATAAAGATTAGAACCGTCCTACACTTTAAATCCATTTAGTCAATAATGTAAAAGCATGAATCCTTGAAACTAAATGTTATAGTCTAGGTCGAGGTCACTTCCACACgtaaaagactaaaataaatatttgtaaagaCACTGGTCAAGGTTGAGAAGAAATGCTCggttttatgaaaaaaagtaccTACTGTTGCAAAtcttcaaaaaaacattttctggcAGTTCACCAATAAATGCCAGAAGCTGGTGTGGGTAGAAGATACACATCTCAAGAGCATGAGCAAAAAAAGCATCCAGCCAGTCAAGTACTCTTTTACACAGAACAAGTGATTTTAACACACCAACCACTATCATGTGATGGATTAAGCACTATTCTTACTCAAAGGGTACTACTGTAACATTTATGTATTGAAGAGAGGCAGACTACCTACCACTCACccaatcactcactcactcactcactcactcactcactcactcactcactcaatcactcactcactcactcacacccTCTCATGTTGTGCTGTGGTACTCCCTGGAGGAATGGATCAATTAGGTTTTCTGTTTTAGTCTCAAAGGGTGGAGaaagcttttgtttgttttagttctAACTTCTGTGACCAATTTGCTACCACAGCTTTCTAACCTAAATCACATTAACAACCTCACCTGCTCCTAAAGCCCGGTGCCCTATTTTAGGACAATATACAGCCAATATagaaaagagtaaaaacatgaaatatgaatGTCAACAGCAAAGAGGTATAAGGTTTGTGAATATAACTAAATGCTTAAACTTCTATACATGCTATATATGATGTTCAGAGCTTTTCCCCCATTCAGGTGTATACAGTATTCTTTTATGTAGTTGTTTTGATGACCAGTGagcataataaataacaaactaaataaacagtTTGACACAGTTTTAGTAAATTGAAATCAGAGGGGTTAAGTCCCCCTCTCAGTCTGTTGAGTGGCTAGAAACAGGACACACAGCCagtcagaaagacagaaaactaCTTGAGAAACAGCAGGCCCATAGCATGCCTAAAGGTAGAAGAGCAAGGCTCATAGTTGTCACCACTTGACATGCAGCAGAATAAAACATGATTGGAAAAAGCTTCCCGTTTTCTCAAACTGGCAATCTGCATAACgacacaaaaccaaaataaaaaaaacaaaaaaaaagtttttttccaaggagagaaagagagagataaagagagtcAGAGAAGGGCCTGTTAAGTGTTGCAGTGATATTGTCATTCATAAGCTTTTTGTTAGTTTGAGATAGGTTCTGCTCTTAATCTGAGGTTCTTAGTCCACCTGTGGCTCCAGTCGGCAGCCTTCATGCAAGCAGGCATCAAGCAACAGTGATGGAGAAGGAGGAAGGGTGGGTGGAGGGATGGAAGagaaagagcaaaagagaaaattagagcaagggaaggagggagagaatgCAAAGGCCGAGACCTCAGGAGGAGATATTTATATTATCAAAGAGTGAGAGACGGAGGGGGagataagaaggagaaagatgCATACAGAATAtcagataaaaagaaagagagcgagagacagaaagaggtaCGAACTGAGTTGCTGAGGCTGCACTCACCCGCTTGAACAG
This window encodes:
- the LOC117947387 gene encoding urotensin-2-like, which translates into the protein MKWNHLLSWAFLLVATGPLLAHPVTDSAEMPYAGPVSVEDGGVGALDDLTLSEQIFPPQDGGLRYSTLISGEFNRDGVRTGLLPRGMKREVLLEKQSLLNPFSHVLGIRKQFRKRAGNSECFWKYCV